A single region of the Novosphingobium sp. SL115 genome encodes:
- the cobO gene encoding cob(I)yrinic acid a,c-diamide adenosyltransferase: MSTINEDAHRERTRKHKAVVDAKIAAATRDKGLLLVLTGNGKGKSSSAFGMVARTLGYGRKAAVFQFIKGAENVGERAFFSGHPDVIWEKCGEGFTWETQDRARDIAAARAGWEKAKAALADPAISLVVLDELTYLVTYRYLGLDEIMPAIAARPEMQHVVITGRAADDALVASADTVSAIRDVKHAFRDGIRAQEGIDR; encoded by the coding sequence GTGAGCACCATCAACGAAGATGCGCACCGGGAACGGACGCGCAAACACAAGGCGGTGGTCGATGCAAAGATCGCCGCCGCCACACGCGACAAGGGACTGTTGCTGGTGCTGACCGGCAACGGCAAAGGCAAGTCCTCCAGCGCATTCGGCATGGTTGCGCGCACGCTCGGCTATGGCCGCAAGGCAGCAGTGTTCCAGTTCATCAAGGGAGCCGAGAACGTGGGGGAACGGGCGTTCTTCTCAGGTCATCCCGACGTGATCTGGGAAAAGTGCGGCGAAGGCTTCACCTGGGAAACGCAGGATCGAGCGCGCGACATAGCTGCAGCACGCGCCGGGTGGGAAAAGGCAAAGGCGGCCCTTGCCGATCCGGCAATCAGCCTCGTCGTGCTGGATGAACTGACATACCTTGTCACCTACCGCTATCTGGGGCTGGACGAGATCATGCCCGCAATCGCAGCACGGCCGGAAATGCAGCACGTCGTCATCACCGGACGCGCCGCTGATGATGCGTTGGTTGCATCTGCCGATACAGTCAGCGCCATCCGCGATGTGAAGCACGCCTTCCGCGATGGCATCCGTGCGCAGGAAGGAATCGACCGATGA
- a CDS encoding cobyrinate a,c-diamide synthase: MSAASCPALMVSAPASGQGKTMVTAALARRHRQAGRRVRVFKCGPDFLDPMILEKASGSPVHQLDLFMCGEAECRRLLHHAAQAADLILIEGVMGLFDGNPSAADLAAHFNVPVLTVIDGSAMAQTFGALAHGLATYRPDVRVAAALGNRVRSERHAEMLAKSLPSGLRWLGVLPPDSDFALPERHLGLVQADEIADLDQRIDRAAMHLSPSALWLPDPVVFPQEATENLPQHLTGKRIAVARDRAFSFIYPANLACLKAMGAELAFFSPLADTALPECDAIWLPGGYPELHMRQLVENRAIAQAIHTHHAEKKPVLAECGGLLYCLETLDNGKGERAPMLGLMAGGATVQSRLTALGLQSLDLPEGVLRGHTFHYSRLETPLAPHAVATNPNNGPGEALFRNGSLWASYIHSYFPSAPDAVASLLSGSGIQ; this comes from the coding sequence ATGAGCGCAGCTTCATGCCCGGCGCTGATGGTCAGCGCGCCGGCATCTGGACAAGGCAAGACCATGGTTACCGCCGCACTCGCCCGTCGGCACCGGCAGGCAGGGCGGCGGGTCCGAGTGTTCAAATGTGGCCCGGACTTCCTTGATCCGATGATCCTCGAAAAGGCAAGCGGCTCGCCCGTTCACCAGTTGGACCTGTTCATGTGTGGCGAAGCCGAATGTCGCCGCCTGCTGCACCACGCTGCGCAAGCGGCCGATCTCATTCTGATCGAAGGCGTCATGGGACTGTTCGATGGAAACCCCTCTGCCGCAGACCTCGCCGCCCACTTCAATGTGCCGGTGCTTACCGTGATCGACGGCAGCGCCATGGCGCAAACCTTTGGCGCACTGGCGCATGGCCTTGCCACCTACCGCCCAGATGTCCGCGTTGCCGCGGCTCTGGGCAACCGGGTACGCAGCGAAAGGCATGCCGAAATGCTGGCAAAGAGCCTCCCTTCGGGCCTGCGGTGGCTTGGCGTTCTGCCACCTGACAGCGACTTCGCGCTACCTGAACGCCACCTGGGCCTCGTCCAGGCAGACGAAATCGCCGATCTCGATCAGCGCATAGACCGTGCCGCCATGCACCTTTCGCCCTCTGCGCTCTGGCTGCCAGATCCGGTGGTATTTCCGCAAGAAGCGACGGAGAATCTGCCGCAGCATCTGACAGGGAAACGCATCGCCGTTGCCAGAGACAGAGCGTTCAGCTTCATCTACCCTGCAAACCTTGCCTGCCTTAAGGCCATGGGCGCGGAACTGGCATTCTTCTCGCCCCTTGCCGACACCGCCCTGCCTGAATGCGATGCCATCTGGTTGCCGGGTGGATATCCGGAACTGCATATGCGGCAATTGGTGGAAAACCGAGCCATTGCGCAGGCGATTCACACCCATCACGCAGAGAAGAAGCCTGTTCTGGCAGAATGCGGTGGCCTGCTTTACTGCCTTGAAACGCTGGACAACGGCAAAGGCGAACGCGCGCCAATGCTGGGCCTGATGGCAGGAGGCGCAACCGTGCAATCCCGCCTGACCGCGCTAGGCCTGCAATCGCTGGACCTGCCTGAGGGTGTGCTGCGGGGGCACACCTTTCACTACTCCCGACTGGAAACCCCGCTCGCCCCGCACGCTGTCGCGACCAACCCCAACAATGGCCCCGGCGAAGCCCTGTTTCGTAACGGCTCACTCTGGGCCAGCTACATCCACAGCTATTTCCCCTCGGCTCCGGACGCGGTGGCGAGCCTATTGAGCGGGTCCGGCATTCAGTAA